One segment of Erigeron canadensis isolate Cc75 chromosome 2, C_canadensis_v1, whole genome shotgun sequence DNA contains the following:
- the LOC122587078 gene encoding tropinone reductase homolog At5g06060-like, which translates to MESDSKPRNPRWSLAGMTAVVTGGTNGIGYAVVEELAELGAAVHTCSRNEAELNKRLEEWSAKGFTVTGSVCDASSRPQREQLIEKVSSIFNGKLNILVNNVGTNIGKFTTTEYTAQEYSMIMATNLESCYHMCQLAHPLLRASGAGNIIFMSSVAGLVNISCGSVYAITKGAMNQLAKNLACEWAKDNIRTNSVAPWFIRTPLANHVLNDEAFLEKVVSRTPLMRPGEANEVSSLVAFLCLPAASYITGQTIAVDGGFTVNGFP; encoded by the exons ATGGAGAGCGATTCAAAACCTAGAAATCCTCGATGGTCTCTTGCCGGGATGACGGCCGTCGTGACAGGTGGAACGAATGGGATCGGTTACGCTGTGGTGGAGGAATTAGCAGAGTTAGGGGCAGCGGTGCACACCTGTTCTCGCAACGAGGCTGAACTTAACAAGCGCCTAGAAGAATGGTCTGCCAAGGGCTTCACTGTTACAGGGTCCGTGTGTGATGCATCTTCTCGTCCTCAACGCGAACAACTGATAGAAAAAGTGTCGTCTATTTTCAATGGAAAGCTCAACATCCTT gTTAACAATGTTGGGACCAACATTGGGAAGTTTACAACAACAGAGTATACTGCACAAGAGTATTCAATGATAATGGCTACCAATTTAGAATCTTGTTACCATATGTGTCAACTGGCACATCCTCTTTTAAGGGCTTCCGGAGCTGGTAATATTATCTTCATGTCCTCTGTCGCGGGTCTAGTTAACATTTCTTGTGGGTCTGTCTATGCAATCACTAAAG GTGCAATGAACCAGCTTGCGAAAAATTTGGCATGTGAATGGGCCAAAGACAACATTCGGACTAATAGTGTAGCACCATGGTTCATTAGAACCCCACTTGCCAACCAT GTGCTAAACGATGAAGCGTTTTTGGAGAAAGTGGTATCTAGGACTCCACTAATGCGCCCTGGAGAAGCAAACGAAGTTTCGTCACTCGTGGCATTCCTTTGCCTACCTGCCGCGTCTTACATTACTGGCCAGACAATTGCTGTTGATGGAGGTTTTACGGTTAATGGTTTTCCATGA